One Rhodococcus sp. P1Y DNA window includes the following coding sequences:
- a CDS encoding variant leucine-rich repeat-containing protein: MPGENPYQYGQQNQYGPSTWNGAPQPTSFYPPPPGYPGAPTPPIQQQNYQPKQSAFTDIPVGDYIRDGVAAVLLFLSFFLPWTTGFGIAQGGSGGIIALVVLLTLLSLASLGLPYFARLGMLGQNWQVSQVRVLRLAVNGPFISMVVVFLFYDVIRGMFRFSETSTVFTGDGIGSAAWFGLAGALLAAQPRAAELKLDSRAGPRWLGWIKPLTVVATGLAAVSGLLALIFILVTAGRYDYADGAQTLESLIVSLASGAVPVAVLGVVAFGVARRFDSWRLTIAGLSVALLVGGFFLSFDDLASVELFHTVTINPYYAITLLVAAGTIAFLPFGFPSDSDATHAGYVWLDAARNGVRIIAVWSFGVAISQLVMAATGFGLVSVGESIALAVFSLLIGILAVVGTKALALRYSTADPRPSREVVIGICLGLLVLMIGRLVTQSIMYDYGYPSVWTIDLAATASPIFIALAVALAPAVRDLYRGVPLFASVTAGPSPVTAFGQQVPQQHYAQPVQQTAGPAAAASDPRTAAATLFEIATNSPELRPAVAANPSTYDDLVAWLGKLGDPAVDAALARRAAGQFGLPAETVAPVQESRSESTGGIAPESVARPNLSKASAGDTHTQQAATNAPVNSRELVAADPSTPAATLFELATNSPELRPAIAANPSTYDDLLTWLGKLGDPEVDAALARRTNGDPGSTTQSPRERAAADTATPAATLFEIASNSPELRAAIASNPSTYPDLLSWLSKLGDPSVDAALARRSSGKSGPDDSMSAGENAAGSESAESETTETSETVATSGVLQTVAPTEVIDADEDARAIADPTCSAAILFRVAEHRPELRATVAAHPNAYPGLLEWLAGLGDSAVNDALAGRR, encoded by the coding sequence GTGCCCGGAGAAAATCCCTATCAGTACGGTCAACAGAACCAATACGGTCCGTCGACCTGGAACGGTGCGCCGCAACCCACGTCGTTCTATCCACCTCCGCCCGGCTACCCGGGTGCGCCGACTCCGCCGATCCAGCAGCAGAATTACCAGCCGAAACAGTCGGCATTCACAGACATTCCTGTCGGTGACTACATTCGAGACGGCGTTGCCGCGGTCCTTCTTTTCCTGTCGTTCTTCCTGCCCTGGACAACGGGATTCGGTATCGCCCAGGGAGGTTCAGGCGGGATCATTGCGTTGGTAGTCCTGCTGACGCTGCTGTCTCTGGCGTCGCTCGGTCTGCCGTACTTCGCCCGACTGGGCATGTTGGGGCAGAATTGGCAGGTTAGCCAGGTTCGAGTTCTTCGGTTGGCGGTCAACGGACCGTTCATATCGATGGTCGTCGTCTTCCTGTTCTACGACGTGATTCGGGGGATGTTTCGCTTCAGTGAGACGTCGACGGTCTTCACCGGCGACGGCATAGGTTCTGCCGCGTGGTTCGGGTTGGCGGGCGCTCTGCTTGCCGCTCAGCCGCGGGCCGCGGAACTCAAGCTCGACTCCCGCGCGGGCCCACGATGGTTGGGATGGATCAAACCGTTGACGGTCGTCGCTACCGGACTTGCTGCGGTATCCGGACTGCTGGCCCTGATCTTCATTCTGGTGACCGCTGGTCGGTACGACTACGCGGACGGTGCCCAGACCCTGGAGAGTCTGATCGTGTCCCTGGCCTCGGGTGCAGTACCCGTCGCCGTACTGGGTGTCGTTGCCTTCGGCGTGGCGCGGCGGTTCGACTCGTGGAGATTGACGATCGCTGGGTTGTCTGTTGCGCTTCTGGTCGGTGGGTTCTTCCTGTCCTTCGACGACCTCGCGAGCGTCGAGCTCTTCCACACAGTGACGATCAATCCGTATTACGCCATCACACTGTTGGTTGCGGCTGGAACCATCGCTTTTCTGCCCTTCGGATTTCCCTCGGACTCCGATGCAACTCACGCCGGCTATGTGTGGCTCGACGCAGCCCGAAACGGCGTGCGGATCATCGCCGTATGGAGCTTCGGAGTCGCGATTTCTCAACTTGTCATGGCGGCGACCGGGTTCGGTCTGGTGTCGGTGGGCGAATCCATTGCTCTGGCGGTGTTTTCGCTGTTGATCGGAATCCTGGCTGTTGTCGGAACGAAGGCGCTGGCGCTTCGATACTCGACGGCGGATCCCAGGCCGTCCCGTGAAGTGGTAATCGGAATTTGCCTCGGACTGCTCGTGCTCATGATCGGTCGCCTCGTCACCCAGTCGATCATGTACGACTACGGCTATCCCAGTGTGTGGACGATCGACCTGGCGGCCACGGCCTCACCGATCTTCATCGCACTCGCGGTTGCGCTCGCACCCGCCGTTCGTGACCTCTACCGAGGTGTCCCGTTGTTTGCCTCGGTCACGGCTGGACCTTCACCGGTCACCGCATTCGGCCAGCAGGTGCCCCAGCAGCACTACGCGCAGCCCGTCCAGCAGACCGCGGGACCAGCTGCTGCAGCGTCCGATCCGCGAACAGCCGCAGCCACTCTCTTCGAGATCGCGACGAATTCGCCCGAGCTTCGGCCTGCCGTCGCAGCGAACCCGTCGACGTACGACGATCTGGTTGCGTGGTTGGGCAAGCTGGGTGACCCGGCGGTCGATGCAGCGCTTGCTCGTCGAGCAGCTGGACAGTTCGGCCTCCCTGCCGAGACGGTGGCTCCAGTACAGGAATCGCGCTCGGAGTCCACTGGTGGCATAGCGCCCGAATCCGTTGCGCGACCGAACCTCTCCAAGGCGTCCGCCGGTGACACCCACACTCAGCAGGCGGCGACCAATGCTCCGGTGAATTCTCGCGAGTTGGTAGCAGCGGACCCCAGTACTCCTGCCGCCACCCTCTTCGAACTCGCGACGAACTCTCCTGAGCTTCGACCGGCGATCGCAGCGAACCCATCGACGTACGACGATCTGCTCACATGGCTGGGCAAGCTCGGAGATCCTGAGGTCGACGCAGCACTGGCGCGTCGCACGAACGGAGACCCCGGGAGTACGACGCAGTCGCCCCGCGAACGTGCCGCCGCGGATACCGCTACGCCCGCTGCCACGCTGTTCGAGATCGCGAGCAACTCTCCCGAACTTCGGGCCGCAATTGCGTCGAACCCGTCGACCTACCCGGATCTGTTGTCCTGGCTGAGCAAGCTCGGGGACCCGTCCGTCGATGCAGCCTTGGCTCGCAGGAGTTCCGGAAAGTCCGGACCCGATGATTCAATGTCCGCCGGTGAGAATGCCGCCGGTAGTGAGTCTGCTGAATCTGAAACCACAGAGACCTCAGAGACAGTTGCGACCTCGGGTGTACTTCAGACTGTCGCACCTACCGAGGTCATCGACGCGGACGAGGATGCGCGTGCCATTGCGGACCCGACGTGCTCGGCGGCAATCCTGTTCCGCGTGGCCGAACACCGGCCAGAATTGCGAGCCACTGTTGCAGCTCATCCCAACGCGTATCCGGGATTGCTCGAATGGCTCGCGGGCCTTGGTGATTCAGCAGTGAACGACGCTCTGGCCGGGCGGCGATGA
- a CDS encoding DUF3558 family protein: MRKRVATLAAVAAVLAGCGSGVEGSPIAAEHWDPCSITPEAIGATGLDPAYRDEGWGRGVDVPDWARCEYMPPGGKAAYALSVKSSVEHTIAEARTKPVNRDGHDFVVGGRDAYMYKTEFGAAIRDCNIALDVPQGIVVFTVLYQEEDGVDACGLALKHVNDLEGAVPPAPK, encoded by the coding sequence GTGCGGAAACGGGTGGCGACGCTGGCAGCTGTTGCAGCCGTGCTCGCAGGATGTGGCAGCGGTGTGGAGGGGAGTCCCATCGCTGCTGAGCATTGGGATCCGTGCAGCATTACCCCTGAGGCCATCGGGGCGACAGGGCTGGACCCGGCGTATAGGGATGAAGGGTGGGGGCGGGGAGTCGACGTCCCAGATTGGGCTAGATGTGAGTACATGCCGCCAGGGGGCAAGGCGGCGTACGCACTGAGCGTGAAGTCGTCTGTCGAACATACGATTGCCGAGGCTCGTACGAAGCCGGTCAATCGCGACGGTCATGATTTCGTAGTCGGTGGGCGTGATGCCTACATGTATAAGACCGAGTTTGGCGCTGCGATCAGGGACTGCAACATCGCACTCGACGTGCCGCAAGGAATTGTCGTGTTCACAGTTCTCTACCAAGAAGAAGACGGCGTCGACGCCTGTGGATTGGCTCTGAAACATGTGAACGATTTGGAGGGCGCAGTTCCACCTGCGCCCAAGTAG
- a CDS encoding DUF4190 domain-containing protein, with protein sequence MTIPPPPPPAPPPPAPSEGQGQPYWNGQPTYGYQQPPTTNGLAIAALVGGIFLAPLGIILGHISLSQIKRTGEQGRGLAIAGLVIGYIFTAIWVFSIIWLLALANAVTNAFDDYESDYSSDYYTSQSYPTYSTYTTTTTPSYDVDDTSAVISNASVGDCIIRTEGKDNGDGTSETFVTPVSCSSSSATNRVISVGTSTSSCNGDWVKTDSPLTVLCLVEE encoded by the coding sequence GTGACTATTCCGCCGCCCCCCCCTCCCGCACCACCGCCACCAGCCCCATCCGAAGGTCAAGGGCAGCCGTACTGGAACGGGCAGCCGACGTACGGGTACCAGCAACCGCCCACCACCAACGGTCTTGCTATCGCGGCCTTGGTGGGCGGCATATTTCTTGCTCCCCTCGGAATCATTCTGGGGCACATCTCGCTGTCGCAGATCAAACGGACGGGCGAGCAAGGACGCGGACTGGCTATCGCGGGTCTGGTGATCGGGTACATCTTCACCGCAATCTGGGTGTTCTCGATTATTTGGCTTCTTGCCCTTGCCAACGCAGTCACCAACGCATTCGACGACTACGAGTCGGACTATTCGTCCGACTACTACACATCCCAGTCGTACCCCACGTATTCGACGTACACGACGACTACCACCCCGTCGTACGACGTCGACGACACGTCCGCCGTCATCTCCAATGCTTCTGTCGGTGACTGCATCATCCGCACAGAGGGCAAGGACAACGGCGACGGGACCAGCGAAACGTTCGTAACACCGGTGTCCTGTAGTTCGAGTAGTGCGACCAACCGGGTGATCAGTGTGGGGACCTCTACGTCGTCCTGCAATGGCGACTGGGTCAAGACCGACAGCCCCCTCACCGTGCTGTGTCTGGTCGAAGAATGA
- a CDS encoding DUF998 domain-containing protein: MTTTLSTLAIILGVARMLMFIALHLVPSNYNIVEHAVSDYAVGRTRRLSSIMTWTTAAFWAALALATIFAFPNWDSLTSVVIRLVALTAIFVALPFLPTDLEDSKATAVGRLHLVAAVAWFALSYSCMSDFTELLRSDASAPVTTTLVASGWVALVSLIALVLALLVRPLRRYAFGISERIFLLSVNVFYVAVAAGILLLSL; encoded by the coding sequence ATGACAACCACCCTCAGCACACTTGCCATCATTCTGGGGGTTGCGCGCATGCTGATGTTCATTGCGTTGCACCTCGTTCCCAGCAACTACAACATAGTCGAGCACGCGGTCAGCGACTATGCAGTCGGGCGCACACGACGATTGAGCTCGATCATGACCTGGACGACGGCAGCATTCTGGGCCGCTCTCGCTCTGGCCACGATCTTCGCGTTCCCGAACTGGGACAGCCTGACGTCCGTGGTGATCCGATTGGTCGCGCTCACAGCGATATTCGTGGCGCTTCCATTTCTTCCCACCGACCTCGAAGACTCGAAGGCCACGGCAGTTGGCCGGCTTCACCTCGTCGCCGCCGTCGCCTGGTTTGCCCTCAGCTACAGCTGCATGAGCGACTTCACCGAGCTTCTGAGGTCGGACGCATCAGCACCCGTCACGACGACTCTCGTCGCCAGCGGTTGGGTTGCCCTGGTTTCGCTGATCGCCCTAGTTCTCGCTCTGCTCGTGCGGCCATTGCGGCGCTATGCATTTGGCATCTCGGAACGAATTTTCCTGTTATCCGTGAACGTGTTCTACGTCGCAGTGGCGGCGGGCATTCTCCTACTAAGCCTCTAA
- a CDS encoding outer membrane protein assembly factor BamB family protein yields the protein MVGALAAGGLTVVNLLRSSDAEGPVAGQLTNTYPAQPQPGWSLAVDDVFPGGAFLWPDSLGATYGTAKFTDLGATLVTTAGSGPGQQSEVVAVDAETGAVKWTTPVDGTITCATQAIGGALPCVISPRGVTAASVQFFDLASGDVTSRVDRPSASMVEVSDGSVFTVDSTQGSYTFSRGTPGDLEAQWSTTESWDSDCVGSGDAHSFEVLDGLVHFQSIRDFVLSAADGRMVSDSNLGSFASLPGQGFAGSYCQMPPPSDGYTTIVAARGGEEKFRVEQDFPAEPWLVSKSDSRPYIGSHGAYDIEDGTELWTVEGGEYFSLEKVIGDIVLGQNVDTLSAYRIDTGEELWSIQVEDYFEFAGSDGERVILSAEDGLVAVDLTDGSTSWTMAGEGTRWSWGKANDGLANITNDTLTYYPPTGGPSGAPGKLPTADEGGGEDQFVTKCGKTPTLTPVEYRTEAAGLVVRMEMKASCPGGDIVSTNSMRVSITDNGASVASAVFDFSDSPIYLPKTDSTNTTNSIERDFLYELDSFWRLPNSLGSASSLTNSTASGTQLVECEDEGTSDPSLTSGAPSQSRTNTSIKAVRSAAPTTADVEKTSFDALRAQANADFPFVQGDLSDKWVAQISAKRIGLDAADINGAPVRWTAEQILRQHLQLRLMYPEVRLLWSDEWRTFDLQGWWITVAGLTFADADAANGWCDAKGIALDQCYAKIVSNNRDSSGTTKYRR from the coding sequence GTGGTCGGAGCCTTGGCCGCCGGAGGGCTCACGGTCGTCAACCTGCTGCGGTCATCCGACGCAGAAGGCCCGGTAGCTGGGCAATTGACGAACACGTATCCGGCTCAGCCGCAACCCGGTTGGAGTTTGGCGGTTGACGACGTCTTTCCAGGTGGCGCGTTTCTGTGGCCGGATTCACTGGGCGCAACGTACGGCACCGCGAAGTTCACCGATCTCGGCGCGACTCTGGTGACCACTGCCGGTAGCGGGCCCGGGCAACAGAGCGAGGTCGTCGCAGTCGACGCCGAGACAGGCGCTGTGAAGTGGACTACCCCGGTGGACGGCACCATCACCTGCGCAACCCAAGCCATCGGTGGCGCTCTACCGTGCGTGATCAGCCCGCGAGGCGTGACCGCCGCAAGCGTTCAGTTCTTCGACCTTGCTTCGGGCGATGTCACCTCACGTGTGGACCGACCGTCTGCCTCGATGGTCGAGGTCTCCGATGGTTCCGTGTTCACAGTGGACAGCACTCAGGGGAGCTACACATTCAGCCGGGGGACCCCGGGCGACCTCGAAGCCCAATGGTCGACGACCGAGTCCTGGGACAGTGATTGCGTCGGCTCCGGTGACGCTCACTCCTTCGAAGTGCTCGACGGTCTCGTTCACTTCCAAAGCATCAGAGACTTCGTGCTCAGCGCTGCCGATGGTCGAATGGTCTCCGACTCGAACCTGGGCAGCTTCGCATCACTTCCGGGCCAGGGTTTCGCCGGGTCGTACTGCCAAATGCCGCCGCCGAGCGACGGATACACGACCATCGTCGCAGCGCGAGGCGGCGAGGAGAAGTTTCGCGTCGAGCAAGATTTCCCCGCTGAGCCGTGGTTGGTATCGAAATCGGACAGTCGCCCGTACATCGGTTCGCACGGCGCGTACGACATCGAGGATGGAACAGAGCTCTGGACGGTAGAAGGTGGCGAGTACTTTTCGCTCGAGAAAGTCATCGGCGACATCGTCCTCGGTCAGAATGTGGATACGCTCTCGGCCTATCGCATCGACACCGGTGAGGAACTCTGGTCCATCCAGGTGGAGGACTATTTCGAGTTTGCCGGATCTGATGGAGAACGCGTCATTCTGTCTGCGGAGGACGGCCTCGTCGCAGTCGATCTAACCGACGGGTCGACGAGTTGGACGATGGCAGGCGAAGGCACCAGGTGGTCGTGGGGCAAAGCCAACGACGGGCTTGCCAACATCACCAACGACACCCTCACCTACTACCCGCCGACGGGTGGTCCGTCCGGTGCGCCCGGAAAGCTGCCAACCGCCGACGAGGGTGGCGGTGAGGATCAGTTCGTCACCAAATGCGGCAAGACCCCGACGCTCACTCCGGTCGAATATCGGACGGAAGCAGCAGGTCTCGTCGTCAGGATGGAGATGAAGGCGTCGTGCCCCGGCGGTGACATCGTTTCCACGAACTCGATGCGTGTGTCCATCACGGACAACGGCGCGAGCGTCGCATCCGCAGTGTTCGATTTTTCCGATTCACCGATCTACCTTCCGAAAACCGACAGCACCAATACGACCAACTCGATCGAACGCGATTTCCTGTACGAGCTCGACAGTTTCTGGCGACTCCCCAACAGCCTCGGCTCGGCGTCGAGTCTCACGAATTCGACAGCGTCGGGGACGCAACTGGTCGAGTGCGAGGACGAGGGAACCAGCGATCCAAGCCTCACGTCCGGTGCGCCCTCGCAGAGCCGAACGAACACGTCCATCAAGGCGGTGAGAAGTGCGGCGCCGACTACAGCGGACGTCGAGAAGACCAGTTTCGACGCCTTGAGAGCACAGGCGAACGCCGATTTCCCCTTCGTTCAGGGTGATTTGTCCGATAAGTGGGTCGCACAGATCTCGGCGAAGCGGATAGGGCTGGACGCGGCCGACATCAACGGTGCTCCCGTGCGCTGGACAGCGGAACAGATTCTGCGCCAACATCTGCAGCTACGACTGATGTACCCCGAGGTGCGTCTGCTGTGGAGCGATGAATGGCGGACCTTCGATCTGCAAGGTTGGTGGATCACCGTCGCCGGACTGACATTCGCCGACGCCGATGCCGCGAACGGCTGGTGTGATGCGAAAGGAATTGCACTGGATCAGTGTTACGCCAAGATCGTGAGCAACAACCGAGATTCATCTGGTACCACCAAATACCGAAGATGA
- a CDS encoding MarR family winged helix-turn-helix transcriptional regulator codes for MNLAHELHDLVRTLDKWAERILKPEGLTYNRYVALVIVSEHPGVTGRILADALGVSEAALSGIVRTLLDAGLVENRANTGDGHIRRLAITADGSTTLTRCSALLGSSLDDNARAIGLDPSKLAGDIHALHDEVRTTRTHTS; via the coding sequence ATGAACCTTGCCCACGAGCTCCACGATCTGGTGCGCACGCTGGACAAGTGGGCCGAGCGCATCCTCAAACCCGAGGGCCTCACCTACAACCGGTACGTCGCACTCGTCATCGTGTCCGAGCATCCTGGCGTCACCGGTCGAATCCTGGCCGATGCCCTCGGCGTGAGCGAGGCAGCCTTGAGCGGCATTGTCCGCACACTTCTCGACGCAGGCCTCGTCGAAAATCGCGCGAACACCGGGGACGGACACATCCGAAGATTGGCCATCACCGCGGACGGCTCCACCACCCTCACACGATGTTCGGCACTGCTCGGATCGTCACTCGACGACAACGCGCGGGCTATCGGCCTCGACCCCTCCAAATTGGCCGGCGATATCCACGCACTGCACGACGAAGTGCGTACCACTCGTACGCACACATCCTGA
- a CDS encoding dihydrofolate reductase family protein, which produces MGKVVMYSSVSVDGFIADANDQPGPLFDWLLNGDVPLTESGALKVSQTSYDYTRPYWDSIGVTIAGRHVFDMTDGWDGKPPSGVDHVVVVTHRPQLEDWDPAAPFHFVDNIEAAVATAQELAGDRVVEVAAGDVGGQIFAAGLIDEVRMDVVPVMFGSGKRYFGSVSVQHLLDGPVEARQGAKVLHLRYRVGV; this is translated from the coding sequence ATGGGCAAGGTTGTCATGTACAGCTCGGTGTCGGTGGACGGCTTCATCGCGGACGCGAATGATCAGCCCGGACCCTTGTTCGACTGGCTGCTCAACGGCGACGTGCCCTTGACCGAAAGTGGTGCGCTCAAGGTGTCGCAAACGTCCTACGACTACACCCGGCCGTACTGGGACAGCATCGGAGTGACGATCGCCGGCCGCCACGTCTTCGACATGACGGACGGCTGGGACGGCAAGCCTCCAAGCGGGGTCGACCACGTCGTTGTGGTGACCCACAGGCCGCAACTCGAGGACTGGGACCCTGCCGCGCCCTTTCACTTCGTCGACAACATCGAAGCAGCTGTGGCCACGGCGCAGGAACTTGCGGGCGACCGCGTCGTCGAGGTTGCTGCCGGCGACGTCGGCGGGCAGATATTCGCCGCGGGCCTGATCGACGAAGTGCGTATGGACGTCGTACCGGTGATGTTCGGGTCTGGCAAACGCTACTTCGGGTCGGTCAGCGTGCAGCACCTGTTGGATGGTCCCGTCGAGGCACGTCAGGGAGCCAAGGTGCTGCACCTGCGGTATCGGGTTGGTGTTTAG
- a CDS encoding YncE family protein produces the protein MTALVVGGAIWGVRSFSASDSATTSFTVNDVPAGTYPQYVALNPWNRELYVTTGYDIRVINSDRTALDPFIAVPSGSKDIAFDTVAKTVWTHNNTRDNAPDSHVVTVIDTATRQATRTIRFQRPVIALGIDSELRRAFVVNRPDDQTQTPSNESWVSVVDTDTFDVISEYTIDLAGYGVDIDPATHIALIRGWMGTLVFSTESPGTLSAPRAVKASNSSSVNVALDKQQQRAYVYTDTDMVTYDTLSGDEISRSAMDIDISDMAVSREGMLWTVDSESDSITVYDPATWAPITSIDVGDQPISIATDPDTGLFFTSNNAGQSVSVIEPAG, from the coding sequence GTGACCGCGCTGGTAGTAGGTGGGGCAATCTGGGGCGTTCGATCGTTCTCGGCGTCCGATTCTGCGACGACGAGCTTCACTGTCAATGATGTTCCAGCCGGAACCTATCCGCAGTACGTCGCACTGAATCCATGGAACCGAGAACTGTACGTGACGACCGGATACGACATTCGCGTGATCAACAGCGACAGAACCGCGCTCGACCCCTTCATCGCAGTTCCGAGCGGATCGAAGGACATCGCTTTCGACACAGTCGCAAAGACTGTGTGGACACACAACAACACTAGGGACAATGCACCCGACAGTCACGTGGTGACCGTCATCGATACAGCCACGCGACAGGCGACCCGGACGATCCGGTTCCAGCGACCGGTAATTGCCCTCGGTATAGATTCCGAGCTCCGGCGCGCATTCGTCGTCAACCGCCCCGACGACCAAACGCAGACGCCGAGCAACGAGTCCTGGGTGTCCGTAGTGGACACCGACACCTTCGACGTCATCAGCGAGTACACGATCGATCTGGCTGGGTACGGTGTCGATATCGACCCGGCCACGCATATCGCGTTGATCCGAGGCTGGATGGGGACCCTGGTTTTCTCGACCGAGAGCCCGGGAACACTCTCGGCGCCCAGAGCGGTCAAGGCGTCGAATTCGAGTTCGGTCAACGTGGCACTGGACAAACAGCAACAACGTGCCTACGTCTACACCGATACCGACATGGTCACGTACGACACGCTCAGCGGCGACGAAATCAGCCGGAGCGCAATGGATATCGACATCTCCGACATGGCAGTCTCCCGGGAGGGAATGTTGTGGACGGTCGATTCCGAATCCGACTCGATCACGGTGTACGACCCAGCGACGTGGGCGCCGATCACGTCGATCGACGTAGGAGATCAACCGATCTCTATCGCGACCGATCCTGACACCGGCTTGTTCTTCACCAGCAACAATGCCGGGCAGTCGGTGTCCGTCATCGAGCCTGCAGGCTGA
- a CDS encoding DUF1269 domain-containing protein, protein MSIDTHIDGDPESVRQVARFLRDRLAPAVDESADTVFAARNRIDGAWDGPASDVAIPKMTLGAESALKVSSAARDHAGKVDDFATGLQKASDMMAGARRDAAGAGLTVVGDVIEGTSSGNLAAAYGHAFDATDAARTVEREAAQALIGVWTNPLVDWLFLATELVDAAALSVVDIQAWALNDKSAWLVSESNRYIDLARNAPEGTPASVVYRDWDYASTTAARAVDVAETAEDLAKKAERISLRAGGGLAAAGVLWDIYSGKPAGQAIVSGGASFATSVAAGAAIGSFFPAPVLGTVVGAGAGAIVGIFTSGAVDTLYEDGIGSAGDAVVDGWDAVYDAGASIGDLATGAWDVLF, encoded by the coding sequence ATGAGCATCGATACTCACATAGACGGTGACCCCGAATCTGTCCGCCAGGTCGCTCGTTTCCTACGAGACCGGCTCGCTCCGGCCGTGGATGAATCCGCAGACACGGTGTTCGCGGCCCGGAACAGAATCGACGGAGCGTGGGACGGGCCCGCCTCCGACGTGGCGATACCGAAGATGACCCTAGGTGCCGAGAGCGCCCTGAAGGTGTCTTCGGCGGCTCGAGATCACGCTGGGAAGGTCGACGATTTCGCCACCGGACTGCAGAAAGCATCGGACATGATGGCCGGTGCGCGACGCGACGCCGCCGGGGCAGGGCTGACCGTGGTCGGCGACGTCATCGAGGGAACATCGTCGGGAAACTTGGCTGCCGCCTACGGGCATGCGTTCGACGCCACCGATGCGGCGCGAACCGTCGAACGTGAGGCGGCCCAGGCTCTGATCGGAGTCTGGACCAACCCACTAGTCGATTGGCTCTTTCTCGCAACCGAATTGGTAGATGCTGCAGCCCTGTCGGTCGTCGATATCCAGGCGTGGGCGCTGAACGACAAGTCGGCGTGGCTGGTATCGGAATCGAATAGGTACATCGACCTCGCCCGGAACGCCCCTGAGGGGACGCCCGCCTCGGTGGTCTATCGCGATTGGGATTACGCGAGCACCACCGCCGCCAGAGCGGTAGATGTCGCCGAGACTGCAGAGGACCTTGCGAAGAAGGCGGAACGCATTTCGCTCCGTGCAGGTGGAGGGCTGGCTGCCGCTGGTGTTTTGTGGGACATCTACAGCGGGAAGCCTGCAGGTCAGGCCATCGTGTCCGGCGGGGCGAGCTTCGCTACATCGGTCGCAGCCGGAGCGGCTATCGGAAGCTTCTTCCCTGCACCGGTTCTCGGTACGGTCGTCGGTGCGGGAGCAGGAGCCATCGTCGGAATATTCACGTCCGGTGCAGTCGACACGCTGTACGAAGACGGGATCGGCAGTGCCGGCGATGCCGTCGTCGACGGTTGGGACGCGGTGTACGACGCCGGGGCGTCCATCGGCGATCTTGCGACGGGAGCGTGGGATGTCCTCTTCTGA
- a CDS encoding iron-siderophore ABC transporter substrate-binding protein, with translation MRIGSWKLGALLVSAALAVGCSSPEEATSSTTEGSGAFPVTIEHVFGSTIVPEKPERIVALGVSDADVVLALGQVPVGNTGFVFYETGLGPWAEGLVGDAELTRIESDSEPNLEQIAGLAPDLILGVAAGFDEDMYKKLSEIAPTVARPQGTAAYAVPRAQATETIAAALGMPEEGAELNAKTDQLITDTVAKYPQFAGKTGVAVMSYDGVYAGFLPGDGRGQFLTGLGFNIPDEVTSRDTGDTFYVEVSAENVNLLDADVMLVLGPDENFDIVAENPSFANTTAGRNGAIVPATIDQRGAITYNSVLSIPYAIDNLAPRIAEALG, from the coding sequence GTGCGAATTGGTTCATGGAAATTGGGTGCCTTGCTGGTGAGCGCGGCGCTGGCGGTGGGGTGCTCGTCGCCCGAAGAAGCCACGTCGAGTACGACCGAGGGCTCCGGCGCCTTCCCCGTCACCATCGAACACGTCTTCGGCAGCACCATCGTGCCGGAGAAGCCCGAGCGCATCGTCGCCTTGGGCGTATCCGACGCCGATGTGGTCCTCGCGCTGGGCCAGGTACCCGTCGGAAACACCGGTTTCGTCTTCTACGAGACGGGCCTCGGACCGTGGGCAGAAGGGCTGGTCGGCGACGCCGAACTCACGCGCATCGAGTCGGACTCCGAGCCGAATCTCGAGCAGATCGCAGGCTTGGCACCTGATCTGATTCTCGGTGTTGCCGCTGGGTTCGACGAGGACATGTACAAAAAGCTCAGCGAGATCGCACCCACCGTCGCGCGACCACAGGGAACTGCCGCCTACGCGGTGCCTCGCGCTCAGGCGACCGAGACCATCGCCGCCGCTCTCGGCATGCCCGAGGAGGGTGCAGAGCTGAACGCGAAGACCGACCAACTCATCACGGACACAGTCGCGAAATACCCACAGTTCGCAGGGAAGACGGGCGTCGCGGTGATGTCCTACGACGGCGTCTACGCGGGCTTCCTACCTGGCGACGGCCGCGGCCAATTCTTGACGGGACTAGGTTTCAACATCCCCGACGAAGTCACCAGCCGAGACACCGGCGACACCTTCTACGTGGAAGTGTCTGCGGAGAATGTGAACCTGCTCGACGCCGACGTGATGCTCGTCCTCGGACCCGACGAGAACTTCGACATCGTCGCCGAGAACCCATCTTTCGCGAACACCACTGCCGGACGCAACGGCGCAATCGTTCCCGCGACCATCGACCAGCGCGGGGCAATTACGTACAACTCGGTGTTGTCGATCCCCTATGCCATCGACAATCTTGCTCCGAGGATCGCCGAGGCTCTCGGCTGA